In the genome of Mytilus edulis chromosome 3, xbMytEdul2.2, whole genome shotgun sequence, one region contains:
- the LOC139514603 gene encoding cytosolic phospholipase A2-like isoform X3, producing MAQRSFSSSACQTKSLQRRPSKLRLSYCKPKSEDELDSHSKPHSDKSDRLRRTQSLKLNRKPSRRSKVLYQAKGKSMIKVTLSPVTPPEDKYTDIELHHEGTKGEPCTPKRHDKSFKFYVNQCNLQYCIPADIIFKSGIKEVERVAVFSLLDIDNPKTIACETVDLRASSPELKFSDLRIFDNSKGFLCDQEQQFQEKRKLNIHTALQKLLMTSLEENDVPNIALMGSGGGYRAMVAMSGVIHALYDTKVLDSILYTAVLSGSSWFIATLYSHPDWPNIHPNHIQKQLKRDISTYPYMKIFSNGLDAAFKYCKSLWTGQSWDLTTGAFAPLLGDVLIPDRTKCRWSEQRDKLSEGTVPLPLLSAIHAKNEVNANEFHGICGSAFTLTYEEYSNKFDVLDGPQRKDDGVLESGCDAHRLCEDFTPVKELDGCDDVFDGGEKEQSITSKLSNEEIEDLFKKVCQIRKENGRIFEAERTLNERDVGDNFKEGKEGADEVDGLEQFMNSRRYRAAMVNNFLRKVSFDDTDSCHKQRETNPLFENYLKNDTEELCLIDAGLAFNSPYPLLFKPGRDVDLILSFDFTDRKKDSNDPFESLLKAEDWARQHEIKFPTINVDNYEGKNEELYIFEDDNDPHCPIIMHFVLVNKDFRTYTKPGVKRKQDEKEFANFTVYDHKTFNCTNFQYSEENFDRLSQLSEFIVLNNIVQIKDCITKSIQNKQKRKRQRHISSPV from the exons ATGGCACAAAGGAGTTTCTCATCATCGGCATGCCAAACGAAGTCATTACAGAGACGTCCTTCAAAATTGAGACTTTCATACTGCAAACCAAAAAGTGAAGATGAGCTTGACTCTCATTCCAAACCACACAGCGATAAGTCCGACAGGCTTCGCCGAACCCAGAGTTTAAAGCTTAACAGGAAACCAAGCAG GAGATCAAAAGTATTGTATCAG GCCAAAGGCAAGTCAATGATAAAAGTAACACTCTCTCCAGTCACGCCTCCTGAAG acaAATATACAGACATAGAACTTCACCATGAAGGTACCAAGGGAGAGCCCTGTACACCGAAGCGGCATGACAAGTCCTTCAAATTTTATGTGAACCAATGCAATTTACAGTATTGTATACCAGCAG ATATTATTTTCAAATCAGGTATAAAAGAGGTAGAAAGAGTAGCAGTTTTTAGTCTGCTGGATATTGACAATCCAAAGACTATTGCGTGTGAAACG GTTGATCTCCGAGCATCCTCCCCAGAACT GAAGTTTTCAGATCTCAGAATATTTGACAACAGTAAAGGATTTTTATGTGATCAAGAACAACAGTTTCAAGAGAAGAGAAAACTGAACATTCATACTGCTTTACAAAAACTACTTATGACATCTTTAGAGGAAAATGAT GTTCCAAATATTGCGCTGATGGGATCTGGTGGAGGATACAGAGCTATGGTAGCCATGTCCGGGGTTATTCATGCCCTTTATGATACAAAAGTGCTTGATAGCATCTTGTATACTGCTGTGTTGTCCGGCTCTTCATG GTTCATTGCTACGCTCTATTCTCATCCTGACTGGCCAAACATTCATCCCAACCAtattcaaaaacagttaaaacGTGATATATCTACATACCCTTACATGAAGATATTTTCAAATGGGCTGGATGCTGCGTTTAAATACTGTAAAAGTCTATGGACAGGACAGTCATGGGACCTAACAACCGGTGCATTTGCACCATTGTTGGGAGATGTGCTTATACCAGAC AGGACAAAGTGTAGATGGAGCGAACAGAGAGATAAATTGTCAGAGGGAACTGTCCCACTTCCATTATTGTCTGCTATTCATGCAAAAAACGAAGTGAATGCGAATGAATTTCATG GTATTTGTGGGAGTGCTTTTACATTAACTTACGAAGAGTATTCGAACAAGTTCG ACGTTTTGGATGGTCCTCAAAGAAAAGATGATGGTGTTTTGGAAAGTGGATGTGATGCTCACAGACTTTGTGAAGACTTTACGCCCGTTAAAGAATTAGATGGGTGTGATGATGTATTTGATGGAGGAGAGAAAGAGCAAtctataacatcaaaactaagtAATGAAGAAATTGaagatttgtttaaaaaagtTTGCCAGATTCGTAAAGAAAACGGTCGTATATTTGAAGCGGAAAGAACCTTAAATGAGAGAGATGTTGGTGATAATTTTAAAGAAGGCAAAGAAGGAGCAGATGAAGTTGATGGTTTAGAACA GTTCATGAATAGTAGACGTTATAGAGCTGCAATGGTAAATAACTTTTTGCGGAAAGTGTCTTTTGATGATACAGATAGTTGTCATAAGCAAAGAGAGACAAATC CTTTATTTGAGAATTACTTGAAAAACGACACTGAGGAGTTATGTTTGATAGATGCTGGCTTAGCGTTCAACTCTCCGTATCCTCTTCTCTTCAAACCCGGAAGGGACGTAGACCTGATCCTGTCTTTTGATTTTACAGACCGAAAAAAAGATTCCAATGACCCTTTCGAG tcATTACTAAAAGCAGAAGATTGGGCAAGACAACATGAAATTAAATTTCCAACAATCAACGTTGACAATTATGAAGGCAAGAATGAAGAACTGTACATTTTTGAAGATGACAATGATCCCCATTGTCCTATCATCATGCATTTTGTATTGGTGAACAAAGATTTCAGAACGTACACAAAACCAG GTGTCAAACGAAAACAAGATGAAAAGGAGTTCGCTAACTTCACTGTATATGATCATAAAACATTCAACTGCACCAACTTCCAGTACAGTGAGGAAAACTTTGACAGATTGTCACAACTTTCCGAGTTCATAGTACTGAATAACATTGTCCAAATCAAGGACTGTATTACAAAAAGCATCCAAAATAAACAGAAACGAAAAAGGCAAAGGCATATATCATCTCCTGTAtaa
- the LOC139514603 gene encoding cytosolic phospholipase A2-like isoform X2: MAQRSFSSSACQTKSLQRRPSKLRLSYCKPKSEDELDSHSKPHSDKSDRLRRTQSLKLNRKPSRRSKVLYQAKGKSMIKVTLSPVTPPEDKYTDIELHHEGTKGEPCTPKRHDKSFKFYVNQCNLQYCIPADIIFKSGIKEVERVAVFSLLDIDNPKTIACETVDLRASSPELKFSDLRIFDNSKGFLCDQEQQFQEKRKLNIHTALQKLLMTSLEENDVPNIALMGSGGGYRAMVAMSGVIHALYDTKVLDSILYTAVLSGSSWFIATLYSHPDWPNIHPNHIQKQLKRDISTYPYMKIFSNGLDAAFKYCKSLWTGQSWDLTTGAFAPLLGDVLIPDRTKCRWSEQRDKLSEGTVPLPLLSAIHAKNEVNANEFHEWVEFSPYEVSIPKYGAAIDMKNFGSKFHKGILTQQIDEIPLYEIMGICGSAFTLTYEEYSNKFDVLDGPQRKDDGVLESGCDAHRLCEDFTPVKELDGCDDVFDGGEKEQSITSKLSNEEIEDLFKKVCQIRKENGRIFEAERTLNERDVGDNFKEGKEGADEVDGLEQFMNSRRYRAAMVNNFLRKVSFDDTDSCHKQRETNPLFENYLKNDTEELCLIDAGLAFNSPYPLLFKPGRDVDLILSFDFTDRKKDSNDPFESLLKAEDWARQHEIKFPTINVDNYEGKNEELYIFEDDNDPHCPIIMHFVLVNKDFRTYTKPGVKRKQDEKEFANFTVYDHKTFNCTNFQYSEENFDRLSQLSEFIVLNNIVQIKDCITKSIQNKQKRKRQRHISSPV, translated from the exons ATGGCACAAAGGAGTTTCTCATCATCGGCATGCCAAACGAAGTCATTACAGAGACGTCCTTCAAAATTGAGACTTTCATACTGCAAACCAAAAAGTGAAGATGAGCTTGACTCTCATTCCAAACCACACAGCGATAAGTCCGACAGGCTTCGCCGAACCCAGAGTTTAAAGCTTAACAGGAAACCAAGCAG GAGATCAAAAGTATTGTATCAG GCCAAAGGCAAGTCAATGATAAAAGTAACACTCTCTCCAGTCACGCCTCCTGAAG acaAATATACAGACATAGAACTTCACCATGAAGGTACCAAGGGAGAGCCCTGTACACCGAAGCGGCATGACAAGTCCTTCAAATTTTATGTGAACCAATGCAATTTACAGTATTGTATACCAGCAG ATATTATTTTCAAATCAGGTATAAAAGAGGTAGAAAGAGTAGCAGTTTTTAGTCTGCTGGATATTGACAATCCAAAGACTATTGCGTGTGAAACG GTTGATCTCCGAGCATCCTCCCCAGAACT GAAGTTTTCAGATCTCAGAATATTTGACAACAGTAAAGGATTTTTATGTGATCAAGAACAACAGTTTCAAGAGAAGAGAAAACTGAACATTCATACTGCTTTACAAAAACTACTTATGACATCTTTAGAGGAAAATGAT GTTCCAAATATTGCGCTGATGGGATCTGGTGGAGGATACAGAGCTATGGTAGCCATGTCCGGGGTTATTCATGCCCTTTATGATACAAAAGTGCTTGATAGCATCTTGTATACTGCTGTGTTGTCCGGCTCTTCATG GTTCATTGCTACGCTCTATTCTCATCCTGACTGGCCAAACATTCATCCCAACCAtattcaaaaacagttaaaacGTGATATATCTACATACCCTTACATGAAGATATTTTCAAATGGGCTGGATGCTGCGTTTAAATACTGTAAAAGTCTATGGACAGGACAGTCATGGGACCTAACAACCGGTGCATTTGCACCATTGTTGGGAGATGTGCTTATACCAGAC AGGACAAAGTGTAGATGGAGCGAACAGAGAGATAAATTGTCAGAGGGAACTGTCCCACTTCCATTATTGTCTGCTATTCATGCAAAAAACGAAGTGAATGCGAATGAATTTCATG aATGGGTAGAATTTTCTCCATATGAAGTAAGCATTCCAAAATATGGAGCGGcaattgatatgaaaaattttgGAAGCAAATTCCATAAAGGGATTCTCACACAACAAATCGATGAAATCCCCCTTTACGAGATAATGG GTATTTGTGGGAGTGCTTTTACATTAACTTACGAAGAGTATTCGAACAAGTTCG ACGTTTTGGATGGTCCTCAAAGAAAAGATGATGGTGTTTTGGAAAGTGGATGTGATGCTCACAGACTTTGTGAAGACTTTACGCCCGTTAAAGAATTAGATGGGTGTGATGATGTATTTGATGGAGGAGAGAAAGAGCAAtctataacatcaaaactaagtAATGAAGAAATTGaagatttgtttaaaaaagtTTGCCAGATTCGTAAAGAAAACGGTCGTATATTTGAAGCGGAAAGAACCTTAAATGAGAGAGATGTTGGTGATAATTTTAAAGAAGGCAAAGAAGGAGCAGATGAAGTTGATGGTTTAGAACA GTTCATGAATAGTAGACGTTATAGAGCTGCAATGGTAAATAACTTTTTGCGGAAAGTGTCTTTTGATGATACAGATAGTTGTCATAAGCAAAGAGAGACAAATC CTTTATTTGAGAATTACTTGAAAAACGACACTGAGGAGTTATGTTTGATAGATGCTGGCTTAGCGTTCAACTCTCCGTATCCTCTTCTCTTCAAACCCGGAAGGGACGTAGACCTGATCCTGTCTTTTGATTTTACAGACCGAAAAAAAGATTCCAATGACCCTTTCGAG tcATTACTAAAAGCAGAAGATTGGGCAAGACAACATGAAATTAAATTTCCAACAATCAACGTTGACAATTATGAAGGCAAGAATGAAGAACTGTACATTTTTGAAGATGACAATGATCCCCATTGTCCTATCATCATGCATTTTGTATTGGTGAACAAAGATTTCAGAACGTACACAAAACCAG GTGTCAAACGAAAACAAGATGAAAAGGAGTTCGCTAACTTCACTGTATATGATCATAAAACATTCAACTGCACCAACTTCCAGTACAGTGAGGAAAACTTTGACAGATTGTCACAACTTTCCGAGTTCATAGTACTGAATAACATTGTCCAAATCAAGGACTGTATTACAAAAAGCATCCAAAATAAACAGAAACGAAAAAGGCAAAGGCATATATCATCTCCTGTAtaa